In the Vibrio sp. FE10 genome, TAACCGATGAAGGAAGATAGCATCCAAATCGCTAAAACGATGAATACAGCGCCCATCACCTTCTGTTGATAGGTACGAAACTTTGCGTTTTCAACCAAAGATTTACCAACCGTACCCACTAAAGCAACCAACAAGAAGTTGAATGTTAAACCTAGAACATTCAGTAATAAACCGAGCATCAACATCTGCTCACCCGAAGTCGCTTCAATATTGGTAGACACAAACTGAGGTAAGAACATAACGAAGAAAATCAGAGCCTTCGGGTTAAGCAAGTTGCTAATCAATGCTCTTTGGTAGTAGGTTTTCGCGGCAGAATTATCGCTGAGTTCAGGCGCATTCCCCTGCTCAGTTCGCAGGCAATCCCAACCCATCTTTAATAGATAGGCACCACCCAACAAATTCAGGGCTTTTAAGGCAATAGGACTCATGGCGATCAGCGCCGATACACCCATGGCTGCCAATACCGTCAGAATAATTCCAGAGGTTGCATTGCCTAGGCTTGCGAATACACCGACTTTTCGGCCATAACTCATACTAGAGCTGGCAATAAGTAACATATCAGGGCCAGGTAAAAGAAGAAGTGCAACAACGGCAGTAAGGTAGACGGGTAATATAGCTAAATCGATCATGGGTTTCAGTATTGATAAAAACGGAGGCGGATTTTATATCAATTACCAACACCCTTCCAGATGCAATCAGTTGTCATGAGCGAATTATTTCGAATTAAACACCACTATTCATCAATGAAGCCAATTTATTAACTGCAAAAATCAGACTAACTAGCTCGCGACCCATTCGATCTCAATCAATGTAGCTTCACCGCACTTTAGACGACCGAGGAATATGTCACCTCGATGAACTTCACCAACACCCTTAGGAGTGCCCGTCATCACCACATCACCGTTTAACAGCGTGGTATAAGACGAAAGTTCTTCCAAGATAGTCGAAGGTGAGTACAGCATTTGCTCTACGTGTCCTTTTTGCACACGGACACAGTTGATAAATAGCTCTAGATTTAGATCCGACAAATCCAGCCCATCAGTCGGTACGAAACGGCTCAAGACGGCCGAACCATCAAATGCTTTGGCACGTTCCCAAGGCAAGCCCTTCCCTTTTAAATGGCTTTGTAGCTCTCGTTTAGTAAGATCTAACCCTAGCCCTACTGCAGAATATTGACCGTTTTCAACAATGAAGCAGATCTCAGCTTCGTAATGCAGAGCTTCTTGATGGAAGGAACTTAGAGAGGAGGTAACGCTGGTGCTCGGCTTGTTGAACACCACCATAGCGTCAGGGATAGCATTGTTGAGTTCTTCAATATGGTCCACGTAATTGCGCCCAACACATAATACTTTTGTTGGTACTGCCGTTCGCTTGGAGTTCATCAACTGTTCTTGATCTACAACGCTGCTCATAGTTTATCCCTGAACTATTTTTAGGAGTTCAGAGTTTAACGCATCATAAAGACAGAATCTTTGACAAGATGGTGGCGAAGTTCAAATTTCTGATCATGAGCTCAATTTGTTGATTTGGTTAATTTTAGACGGTTATCGATGCAAGGGACATCTAATATTTTAGGGAGGAAATCACTAATTTCGAACAACTCGATAAATTGATAGTTCTAATCACAAGATTGTATTGATTCTATTTTACGTAGAACAAAACGAAAAATGCCCTCTCCAATCAAAAGATCAGAGAGGGCTTAGCATGGTGCCTAGGACAGTATCCTAAAAGGTAAGTTTAAGGAGTAAACACTATGCTAAATCAGTCTGCGACTTATAGGTAGTAACGAGCACCAAGTAGCCATTGGTCGTCAGCTTTTTCTTTGTAAACGCCTGAACCTTGTAGATCGAATTGGTAACCAGCAAAGCCTACGAACTGAGAAGTAAAGTTGTATTCAGCTTGTAGAGCAGTTGTGCTGAATACTGTTTCGCTCTTCTTGTCGTCTTCTACAGCTTCGTAGTTAACGCTTAGGTTAAGGCTGTTAGACAGTGCGTAAGAAGCTAGCAATTCAATAGCAACTGACTCTTCAAGAATCTGGTTATTACCAGAGTTCATGTAGTTGTTCATTGCGTATACACCAGCAAGGTAAAGACCTTCAGCGCCGTATGAACCGTAAGTTGCACTTACTACGTGTGAATCAGCAGTTTGTGAACCAGCAAGAGCGTAAGTTACGTCACCTGTGTTGTATGCGTAGTTTGCAGTGAAATCAGCAATTGCATAGTTCAAAGCGATTTGACCACGGTTACCGTATTCGTTCGCGCCATCAGCTTTACGACCTTGCCATGCAACCGCTGCGTTTAGAGAACCAGCGTTGCCGAAGTCGATAGCGTTGCCGTAGCTCACCATTTCTTCGCCACGACCAGTACCTAGGTTACCGTGATCTTCGTAGATGAAGTCATTCGCGAATGCGATTGGCATATCTGCTACACCAGCAACGTTGTAGTAAGGTGCCCATTGAGTACCTACTGCTGCACGACCGTAATCGTCGTGAGAAAGACCAACGTAACCAAGACGAGTTGTAAATGACTCATCACCACCGTCAAGCATGTTTAGCGCCCATTCACCTTTAGCATCAGCAGTAAAGCCGTTACCAAGATCGTGAGTTGCACCGAAGTTGATACGTGGAGAAACAGACTCTACACCGATGTCATCGCTGTTAAGACGGTCATCGCTGTTTACATCACCAACAGCAACTGAAACGTGACCGCCAACTGAGAATGTTGTGCCGTCTTCGTTGTAAAGCTCTACTGCAACTGCCTGTGTACCAAATACTGCACCAGAAATTGCTAGCGCTAAAAGTTTCTTATTCATTGTCATATCCATTATGTAACTGGGTGAGTTATTCACTAACAACCTCGTGCTTACGGAGAAGTTGTTACCTGCATTTAACAAGTAGGAAAACACTAATCTATGAATGTCGAAAAAGTTGCATTAAAATATATAAAATAAAAAAAACAATACTATAAAAAACAAAAATCACCTTTAAAACATAAACTTAAAATAACAATGATAGTGAATTTTTGTGTTTTATTTATATCTATCAAAATGATTTTTTGTTTTTAAAATCATAATAAGAGCATTAAAAGTCAAATTAAAAATAAACTCATCAGACCATCAAATAACTCACAGTGGCAAATGAAACATCCTGTAACATTCGGAATCCGCTGGAAATCTTTAAAGGCGTAAAATAAGCCCCCTACTTCGAATTCAAAGTAGATCTTTAAGCAACGACACAAACACTGAATACAAACACTGGATACAAAAAAGGGTAATCAGCCCAAGACTCATTACCCTTATAAATCACTTAACTTGTTGTTTTATTGAACGGGTTTATTTAAAGCAAACCTCAGCCCAACGCGCCAAACCTGCAGTTACCGAACCGAAGTAGTTTCCACTAACGATTGGAACATTCGGCACTGCTTGCTCTACAGCTTCACGCAGTATTGGAGAACGAGCAGAACCACCCGTCATATAGATAACGTCTGGCTTTTTCTGGCCTTGTTGGATTGCTTCTTTCACCAACTCAATCATTTTAGATTTTGGAGTTTCGATTGCATCCACCATCTGCTCAACTGAAATATCGACTTCTACGAGCTCAGAAGCAACATTAATCGCAGCTCGATACTGAGCGCACTCTGCCAACGCAATCTTAGCTTCTTCCGCTCGGCGCACAATACTGTAGCCTAACGTGTCGTGATAAACCTTCATCAAGCGATCCAACTTTTGTGGCTCTGACGCTTCTTTACGAAGTAACTTCAAAGCTGCAAGGTTTTCTCGAGAATAGAAGTTCTTCTGAGCTTCAACGTTATTGATTGCGATCGGATTCCAGAACTGGGTCAACGGCATATCGATACCAGAAACCCCTTTACTGCCGATGCCAAAAGGTGACATCAATTGTTTGAAAGCAAGATAGATATCGAGGTCATTACCACCGACTCGCTGACCACTGTGTGCCAACAGACTTTGAGTTCGATCAGCTTTACCCGACCAGGTCGGCCCCATTTCAAGCAATGAGCAATCCGTCGTACCACCACCAATATCGACAACTAATACGGTTTGGTCTTGAGTCAGTGTACTTTCGTAATCAAGCCCCGCAGCAACGGGTTCAAACTGAAACGCGATATCTTGGAAGCCAGCACGCTTCGCCGCGCGAGACAAAATATGCTCAGCTTGTCTGTTTGCTTCTTCCCCGCCACGTCCATGGAAGTTAATCGGTCGACCGATAACGGCTTGTTTGATCTGCTCTTGGGTCGTCAGCTCGGCTTGATTTTTAATATTCGCCATCATGGCGCACACTAAATCTTCGAAGAAGCTCACCTGAACATCATGTAAGCCACTAGCACCAAGGAAAGACTTAGGAGACTTAACATAATAAACGTCACGAGGGTCTTCTAAATAGAGGTTCAACGCAGCCTGACCAAATGCCATGTCTTCCGGCACCAGATCGATACTCTCTTCGCGGTTCAATGCAATCGCGCGTCGTAACACCTGCTCACCGATAGCATCACTGGGCTTGATGTTTAAGTGACGAAATAGATGCTCAGAAACACTTTCTCGAGTCGGTGCAAACACGGTTGAGGGAATATAATGACTCTTACCTTCTAACGGTAACAAGCTAGGTTCTCCATCAACCATAGCTGCAACGGAACAGTTAGCTGTTCCATAATCAAATCCAATAAACATAATATCCCCCACTCAACAAAAGGGGCGAGATGCTACATGAAAAGCCTAAAAATTACGAGGTCATTTCTCAATTTAACTGAGTAATTTCTTAGCTTAACGGCTCTTCAAGAAGAAACAAATGTGCTACATTTCAGCACAAATGAATGACGGGTCAAATTGATGAAAACACCTTGCTTAGCGGCTTGTAAAAATAATGGTGGCATATGCAGCGGCTGCCACAGAACGATGGATGAGATTATCGGTTGGAAAGGCTTGTCTGAAAGCGAAAGAGATTCGGTGATGGATAGCCTCAGCGGTGCGAGTTCAACTCATCAGTGCCCACAGTGTAATGCACCTGCTCAGTGTGATATCAGCGCAGGAAAAGAAACCTGTTGGTGCTTTGAGCTAGAAAAACGCGATACTAGCAGTATTCCTAAAGGCGGTGTTTGTATGTGTCGCAAGTGCTTGTCTGCACTGCCTATTCAATAGAGAGTAAACCTGTCTCAACATCGAGAACATAAAGGAAGCGAGATACTATTTTCTCGCTTCAGAATACGAATGTTAGCCTAGTACGTGTTTACTTTGCTTTCGCAATCAGCGCAGACTGAGAAAACTGTACACCACTCCAACCATGAATCATAAAGTTACGAATGTTTTGATGGTCGGTATTCTCGGGAAAACCTAATACATCATTGCGATAAAACTGCCCAAAACAAGCCAGTGTTTGCTCGGGAGAAAGATCTTGAGCTAAACCAAAAGCAAAGATCTTACACGAACCATTGTTCTGTCCCGCGACATTCACTACATCACCGTTACGAAATTCACTCTCAGAAAAGTCATAGTTCGCCTCAATCACCTGCATTGTATCTTCAAATTGAATGCTTTCTGGGGCTTGAGTCAGCGTATTGAGTAAAGTTTCCAGTTCCATTTAATATTTCTCCATCAGTACATGATTAACGACAGCAGTGTATCGTGTTTTGAGGTAAGAGTAAGCTGAGTTTTCGTTTTGGAAAGCCATTCACTTTTTGACTCAACTTTTACAATTACTTAAATGAAACTAATGACATATATTTATCAGGCCGTTATATTATTTGGACAGATGATTAACATTGTTCATTGAAGCATATGCATAAAGATAAAAACTTAGAACTGTTCAGATACCTAAAACCCGGTACAAGAACAGCAGGTGTGTTGGAATTTGGCCCGGATGACTCAATTCAGATAAGCACGCTTTACATAGGACACAAACAAGATCAGTACTTGATTCTGGAGCTTTCACAAAAAGCCACGGAAGCATTAACGCTAAGAAAGCTTAATAACGTCGACATCATTGTTCGTGCAATTACCGATACCGAACTTGGTCACATTGTCGCGTTTAAGACCAATGTACTGGCTCATATCACCTCGCCTGCACACCTTATCTTCCTTCGCCCACCCTCAAGCTTTGCAACAAAACCCATTCGTGAGCACGAAAGATACAAGGTACGACTGGAATGTGAAGTCACCTTTGATACCTTGTCATTGGATGCAACTTTAGTGGATTTTTCTGCATCAGGCTGCGGCATCTATCTTACCCAGCAATCGGATATCGATATCGGCTGGAAGATTAAGGCCAACTCTATCTTGAGTGAGTACTTAGACAGCGAACTTGTCTACAAGGTAGTGAGTAAAAAAAGACAAGGCCAAGGTTGGTTGTTGGGGATACAGTTCCCTGAACATATAGAGATGAACGACGAATTGAGAACGTTATTGTTGGAGCAAGCCTTTACCGCTGGTTCTTTATAAAGACAAGAACGCGCTATTCGCTCCTGTCTTTATCACAATCTCACTTTCATCGTCATGAGAAACTCGGCTTGGCTTAGTTGATTAATTGTTTGATTAGCTTTATTGATCAGCTCGGTTGATCCGTGTCACCCGAGTATACGTTTTTGAAATGCACAAAAGCTTGGTGTAACGATTCCTCTTTGATCGGTTTAACGATTACATAGTTGGCTCCAGCCGCCATAAAACTGTCTCGTGTCGACTGTTGTGCATCGGCTGTACAGGCATAAATCGGTGTTGATATTCCAATTTCGCTTCTTAATTGCTGAGTCGTTTCCACGCCACCTAAGTTAGGCAGCTGGTTATCCATCAAGATAAGATCAAACGTCTCTGCTTTCGCCAACTCTATCGCTTCTAAACCATCTTTAGCCCAAGTCACGGCCATCCCATACTTCTTACAGAAAGCTTGTGCGATAAATGCGTTCGTGTGGTTATCTTCCACCAGCAATACTTTAAGAGAGTGGCTAAACAGCGCATGAGGATCAATGTGAGGTTGCTGCGGAGAACCTAATAACGGTTGTGAAGATAACTCCACTGGAATCTCGATAACAAACTCGGAGCCTTCTCCTTTAGCACTTCGAACTTGGATATCACCTTCCAGCATATCGACAAGGTTCTTAACAATGGTAAGCCCTAAACCAGTGCCGCCATACTCTCGAGTCGTCGTCTCATCTTCTTGAACAAAAGGTTCAAAAACAGCATCAATTTTACTGCTGTCAATGCCAATGCCGGTATCTTTAACCCGAACAATTAAGCTCGCTTGGTCTGAATTAAAAATGCTTTCAAGTTCGAAACTCACCGAAATTCGCCCTTGATGAGTAAACTTAAGGGCATTGCTCAACAAGTTAAACATGATCTGATTGAGGCGCACTTGGTCTGTGCTTATTTCAATATCACTCGCCAAATGGTTATCAATACAAAAAACGACCGACTTATCTTCACACAACGGACGATAGATACTGTCTAGCGTGTTAACGAGCTCAACTAAGCGGAAGTTTTTCTTTTGAATATTGAACTGTCCCTGCTCTATTTTTGAGAAATCCAAAATATCATTGAGCACCGCAAGTAAATGTTCTGCACTGTTACAAAGCACATCGACTTGATCTCTGTTGTCTTCACTCTGTATCGATCGTTTCATTAGCTGAGAGACGCCGAGAATACCGTTTAACGGAGTGCGAATCTCATGGCTCATCTTGGCTAAGAAATCAGCACGCACATTTGCAAGGTGTTCAGCTTCCTCACGAGCTCGATCGGCTTGTCGCTCCGCTTCGATTAGCTTGGTGATATCTTGCCCTTGAACTACCACACCCGTAATGCCGTGCTCAACTCTGATTGCCGACATATTCCAACGAAACACCTTATCCCCGATTGGCACATTAATACCCGTCAGCTTCGATCCTTGGACCACCATCTGAATATTAGGCAGCATTCGTTGCTCAAATTCCTGAGCAATCACACCATAGTTATCATCTTCATCAAACAAAGCCATGCGAGCTGCCGGGTTCATCTGAATCAAATCGCCTTTGTCAGACCAAACCAATATCGGTGAATGAGCAAAGTTAAACAGGTCTTGGAATTTTTGGTTTTGTTCAGACAGCCGTTCAAAAGTATCTTCTAACGTGCAACCAATATGGTGGAATTCGAAGATGTTGGAGCCATCAAATTTGTTGTAGTCTTCGCTGCCACTTGCTGAGCGGGTAAAGTCCATTAACTTATCGAGTTCAGCCGCGACCTTTCTCTGAATCCAAGCTTTAGCAAAGAAGGATACGAGTATGATCACGACAACGACGACAATGATTGCACGTTCGTAGTTTTCTTCTAACGCAATAAAGTTAGTGTTCTTTTGCACGGCGCGGATAATGAGTGGCGTATCGACCGCATTGATCTTAATCGTCGCAATAGTCACAAAATGACTAGGAAGCTGATCATGCTGTTTGTAATTGAGAATGTCCGTGAGCGTATAACTTTCATCTCCACTGAAGGTAGAGGTAACAGGCGTACCGTGCGCCTCTATTACAATGTTCTCGCAGTTACTTCCCTGTTGAATCGATTCCGCGAGCGAGAAGTTATTATCCAGCACAATTGCGATATACAATTGTCCCAGAACTTCACCGGTTTCGTTATCAACAACTGGCGTGCGTCGAGCCAACAGGTGGCGATCTCCTATCTCCGTCGTCAGCTTTAAAAAATGCCAATTACTGCTGAACGCGACCTCATCAGAAATGTTTTCCAGATTGGTATAATCCAAACCGTAAAACTGACCATTGCCATCGTCCCAAACGACACCATCGTGAGTCACGACAAAGCGTAAATCTGGGGCATGATTCGGTTCACGTTGGTCAACACCAAAGAAAAAATAACTCAGCGCTTCTTCGTCATTGGTATCAAAGTACTGCCTCAACACCGCACTGTGCGAACTGCTGTCTTGATGAATCTGTAATACCGACAAACGGTAATCAAACATGTTCTGTATCAAGCTAGAAGTCTGCTGAACCGTCCGATTTGTTTCTTGCTTTACAATGCTACTGCTGGTTTCATAATTATGAATAAGCACGCCAAGCGCCATAACCCCTATCACTAAAATAACGATACGGGTAATTAATTTGGCTAGAGTGTTTCTCGGTGTACTGGCGTAGCTTTTCTTCATTATTGACCTGAGTATCTAAATGCCCGCTGTTTGAGTTCAGAAATACGTTCGGGAGAGTCTTCTTTGGTGACCAATTCAAAATCACCAGAATATACGGTAGGCACTTCTAAACCAGCCAAATCCCATTTAATGGCTTCTGCCATCGCAATGCCAGTGTCGTCATTCATCCGCATCACAGTCACGTCTAGATCACCTCTTTCGATAGCTTCAAGTTCGGCAGAACCGCCTCCCCAACCATTAAGAAGAATATCTCGGCCTGATTCGCGAATCGCATCTGCAGCACCCAATGCCACATCAGTTGCACATGCATAAATAAAGTCTAGGTCTTTATCTTTCTCTATGCTGATTTTCGCCGCTTGGTAGCCGCTTTCTTTGTCTGACTTAGTGTAAAAGGAAGACTTGAGTGCGAAGTTTGTATCGGTGTTCACTTCGTGGATAAAAGTATCACCGCGAGCATCACTGATATAGCCTTCTGAGCGGTACAAAACCGAATATTGGCTGTCTGATTTACTGTTATTCTTAAAGTACTCCGCCAGCTTTAAGCTGCCTGTCGCATGGTCGAAACCCACGTACATGAATGGCTGTCTGTCATCCCACGCTCGAACTGGTGTAGTGATATTTTGCAGAATCAACTTGGTATCCGTTGACGTCAAAACATGTTCAATAAATTTACGATGGCGAGTGGTATCGAGAGTAAAAATCAAGTAGTCGGTTTTGTTTTCGATGGCTTCTTGTAATGAAATACTTTGCTGGGTGATATCAGCATTAACTCGTGTAAAGACCTGATTGATCTGATAATTAATTCTCAGCCTATCGAGCCTTTTTTCGAAAGCTTCGATATTGCGAACCCAATAATCTGAGATCTGTTGTCCCGGATACACCACAGAGATTGTGATGGGTTCATTTTGAGTCTTTCTTAGAGGAACGGGGTGATTTTGCACGGCTTCAACCATTTTATCGGTCAGTGCTTTTTGCTCTGGAAATTTAGAAAGGTAATCTTGGTATTCCCAGTAACCATTGAGGACATGGGTACCATGGGAGAGAGCGGACGCAGAAAATACGGCAAGTCCCAACAACATCAGTAAACGTTTCATATTTTTCTCGTTTTATATGAGCTACTTTGGCTCATTTTTTGACCTAGCATGACACCATATCTTTGTATGGCTACGAGATATTATGTAGGACAACGATGATAAATGATAGCGCCTAACGCTAATTAGAACGACATTCTAAATGTGCAATATGTCAATTTGGAAGAGAGATTGTAATCAGTGAGTTCTACGATGCGTTTAGGTCAATCCGAAACTAACCAATTACACCTTACATTCAATAACTTAACATTGATTCATAAGGAAAAATACATTATTAAGATTTAATCAATAACGAACGTTTTAGCTATGAATTATGAGACTTCGATATATTGAATTTGGTCTTCTTGCCACTCAATGATTAGTTTGAGTGATACCAGTTTTTCTTTGCGAGGCTTAGGTAATTGTTTGATCGCGTATTCGGTTTTCAATGCCTCACTTTTTGACCTAACATCAAAACTCCAAACCAGTTCAAGTGGGCCTTTACCTTTAAGGGCTTTTGCTCCTTTACCGGTTTGATGTTGTTCAAATCGGCGTTCTAAATTATTCGTTACACCGCAATAAAGTGCGTTATGACGATTGCGGATCAAGTACACCACCCAACCCGCATTTTTATCTAAGCTAGACATCTAAAGTAGTGATTCAACCATTTCTTTAAGCTCAGCAACTTCCGCTTTCAGGTTCGCGACTTCGGTTTCCAACTCTTCAAGTCTTCCGCTATTCGCGGTTGGTTGAGAAGCTCCTAAAGACGAAGTTGCAAAAGACTCAACATCCACTTCACCACTCAGTAAATGTTGGTAACGAGATTCACGTTTGCCCGCTTCACGTGGCAGTTTCACCACCAAAGCACCCGCTTCTCTTACGGCTAATTTATCGAGTGTTGCTTCCACTTCCTTAACATCGCTGAAATTTGCAAGACGACCTGTTCTGGTGCGCAGTTCGCCAGGCGTTTGTGCGCCGCGAAGCAGCATACAACAGATGATCGCACGCTCTTGCTCAGTAAATTGCAGATCACCAAATTCAGTATTGCAAAAGCGGTGCTGATACTTATTCACGCGACTATTGAAGCTGCTTTCGTCACTCACTAAACGACGCGCTATTAATCCATCAACGGCATCTAATACTTCAGATTCAGACAGAGAGAGTACAGGCTCACGGTTACTCTTTTGATTACATGCCGTCGTTAAGCTGTTTAACGTTAACGGATAATGATCAGGCGTGGTGACTTCTTTCTCGATCAAACAACCGATAATTCTCGCTTCAATTAGGGAAAGTACTGTGTTCATCATTTTTCCTTTTTATTATTTTGATTAATCCGTCTCAACACTGAAGAATGCAGCCAATGATGGCTAGTGCTCAGACAAAATAGGTACTCTTTTCTTTCGGCCTTGTTCATCAATCATTATGATTTTAGAACGATTTAGCTCTATTTCCACGACTTCAAGGTAAGTACGTTCTTTCACATACGCCTCTCGAAGCTTGCTTTGTTCTGCTGAAGATTCGGTAACACTTTCTACCAGATCGTCGGTTTCTAATTGTTGTTGATTCATTTCACATTTCGTATCAATGAAGTATCTATACTGGATACTAACTTGAACTCTTAGATAAAAACAATCGCACTTAAGCGAGAGTGCCGAATAATTATACAACCTTACTTTTGCTTTGATCTAAAGACTGTTACAACACCAACTGATGTGCTTTAATCAGAAGCAGACAACGTATTTGACGATTAGGAAAAGGAATCTATGAGCAGCGTATTTGAAATTGTTAACCAAGCACGACGTAAGAACAAACTTAAGCGTGAACTTTTAGACAACGAAAAGAAAGTTCGTGACAACCGTAAGCGTGTCGACCTTCTTGATAACCTACTTGACTACGTCAAGCCAGAAATGACTCATGACGAGATCCTAGGCATTATCAAAAATATGAAAGCTGACTACGAAGATCGTGTCGATGACCACATCATCAAGAGCGCAGAGATTTCTAAAGCTCGCCGTGACATCAGCCGTCGCATTCGTGAACTGACAGAAGAAGACAAGCAAATCCAAGGTAAGAAGTAATCTAACCTCGCTAATTTACTTGTAACAATGTTAGTAACCCACTCTTAGTAGTGGGTTTTTTTATGCCCAAATTCTAGCGTCTATACTTAAACGATCGTAAAACTGAGCAACTGTAAACCTAACGAACTAACGAACTAACGAACTAACGAACTAGCGTAAGCAATGGAGTGACCTATGTACGAAAGTATTCTGATTACCTTAGCGCTATCAACAACTCAACCCTATCCTGAAGAATTTGAAAGACTGTTTACCGAAGAAACTGAAATCACCTACGACGATCTCGTGGTGGATGTTCATGGCTACAAGGTTCCGACTCGGTCGGCATTTCGAGGCTGGATGCTGCTGAATCACGCAGAAGACAAAGTAAGAGAGATTGGGCAACAGCTCAAAGAAGCAGGCATTACGCAAAGCATGCCTTTGCACTTAGTGCTACTTCAAGGGACAGACTGGGCAATGAGCAACACGACCTTGTTTACCCTTCCCAATAAGAAACACGTGCCTAATATGATCAACACCTTGAAATACATTCAGCAATACATCGAGCCTGA is a window encoding:
- a CDS encoding LysE family translocator, whose translation is MIDLAILPVYLTAVVALLLLPGPDMLLIASSSMSYGRKVGVFASLGNATSGIILTVLAAMGVSALIAMSPIALKALNLLGGAYLLKMGWDCLRTEQGNAPELSDNSAAKTYYQRALISNLLNPKALIFFVMFLPQFVSTNIEATSGEQMLMLGLLLNVLGLTFNFLLVALVGTVGKSLVENAKFRTYQQKVMGAVFIVLAIWMLSSFIG
- a CDS encoding fumarylacetoacetate hydrolase family protein, whose amino-acid sequence is MSSVVDQEQLMNSKRTAVPTKVLCVGRNYVDHIEELNNAIPDAMVVFNKPSTSVTSSLSSFHQEALHYEAEICFIVENGQYSAVGLGLDLTKRELQSHLKGKGLPWERAKAFDGSAVLSRFVPTDGLDLSDLNLELFINCVRVQKGHVEQMLYSPSTILEELSSYTTLLNGDVVMTGTPKGVGEVHRGDIFLGRLKCGEATLIEIEWVAS
- a CDS encoding porin, whose protein sequence is MNKKLLALAISGAVFGTQAVAVELYNEDGTTFSVGGHVSVAVGDVNSDDRLNSDDIGVESVSPRINFGATHDLGNGFTADAKGEWALNMLDGGDESFTTRLGYVGLSHDDYGRAAVGTQWAPYYNVAGVADMPIAFANDFIYEDHGNLGTGRGEEMVSYGNAIDFGNAGSLNAAVAWQGRKADGANEYGNRGQIALNYAIADFTANYAYNTGDVTYALAGSQTADSHVVSATYGSYGAEGLYLAGVYAMNNYMNSGNNQILEESVAIELLASYALSNSLNLSVNYEAVEDDKKSETVFSTTALQAEYNFTSQFVGFAGYQFDLQGSGVYKEKADDQWLLGARYYL
- the yegD gene encoding molecular chaperone; translation: MFIGFDYGTANCSVAAMVDGEPSLLPLEGKSHYIPSTVFAPTRESVSEHLFRHLNIKPSDAIGEQVLRRAIALNREESIDLVPEDMAFGQAALNLYLEDPRDVYYVKSPKSFLGASGLHDVQVSFFEDLVCAMMANIKNQAELTTQEQIKQAVIGRPINFHGRGGEEANRQAEHILSRAAKRAGFQDIAFQFEPVAAGLDYESTLTQDQTVLVVDIGGGTTDCSLLEMGPTWSGKADRTQSLLAHSGQRVGGNDLDIYLAFKQLMSPFGIGSKGVSGIDMPLTQFWNPIAINNVEAQKNFYSRENLAALKLLRKEASEPQKLDRLMKVYHDTLGYSIVRRAEEAKIALAECAQYRAAINVASELVEVDISVEQMVDAIETPKSKMIELVKEAIQQGQKKPDVIYMTGGSARSPILREAVEQAVPNVPIVSGNYFGSVTAGLARWAEVCFK
- a CDS encoding DUF1289 domain-containing protein: MKTPCLAACKNNGGICSGCHRTMDEIIGWKGLSESERDSVMDSLSGASSTHQCPQCNAPAQCDISAGKETCWCFELEKRDTSSIPKGGVCMCRKCLSALPIQ
- a CDS encoding HopJ type III effector protein, with product MELETLLNTLTQAPESIQFEDTMQVIEANYDFSESEFRNGDVVNVAGQNNGSCKIFAFGLAQDLSPEQTLACFGQFYRNDVLGFPENTDHQNIRNFMIHGWSGVQFSQSALIAKAK
- a CDS encoding PilZ domain-containing protein; protein product: MHKDKNLELFRYLKPGTRTAGVLEFGPDDSIQISTLYIGHKQDQYLILELSQKATEALTLRKLNNVDIIVRAITDTELGHIVAFKTNVLAHITSPAHLIFLRPPSSFATKPIREHERYKVRLECEVTFDTLSLDATLVDFSASGCGIYLTQQSDIDIGWKIKANSILSEYLDSELVYKVVSKKRQGQGWLLGIQFPEHIEMNDELRTLLLEQAFTAGSL
- the luxQ gene encoding quorum-sensing autoinducer 2 sensor kinase/phosphatase LuxQ, whose product is MKKSYASTPRNTLAKLITRIVILVIGVMALGVLIHNYETSSSIVKQETNRTVQQTSSLIQNMFDYRLSVLQIHQDSSSHSAVLRQYFDTNDEEALSYFFFGVDQREPNHAPDLRFVVTHDGVVWDDGNGQFYGLDYTNLENISDEVAFSSNWHFLKLTTEIGDRHLLARRTPVVDNETGEVLGQLYIAIVLDNNFSLAESIQQGSNCENIVIEAHGTPVTSTFSGDESYTLTDILNYKQHDQLPSHFVTIATIKINAVDTPLIIRAVQKNTNFIALEENYERAIIVVVVVIILVSFFAKAWIQRKVAAELDKLMDFTRSASGSEDYNKFDGSNIFEFHHIGCTLEDTFERLSEQNQKFQDLFNFAHSPILVWSDKGDLIQMNPAARMALFDEDDNYGVIAQEFEQRMLPNIQMVVQGSKLTGINVPIGDKVFRWNMSAIRVEHGITGVVVQGQDITKLIEAERQADRAREEAEHLANVRADFLAKMSHEIRTPLNGILGVSQLMKRSIQSEDNRDQVDVLCNSAEHLLAVLNDILDFSKIEQGQFNIQKKNFRLVELVNTLDSIYRPLCEDKSVVFCIDNHLASDIEISTDQVRLNQIMFNLLSNALKFTHQGRISVSFELESIFNSDQASLIVRVKDTGIGIDSSKIDAVFEPFVQEDETTTREYGGTGLGLTIVKNLVDMLEGDIQVRSAKGEGSEFVIEIPVELSSQPLLGSPQQPHIDPHALFSHSLKVLLVEDNHTNAFIAQAFCKKYGMAVTWAKDGLEAIELAKAETFDLILMDNQLPNLGGVETTQQLRSEIGISTPIYACTADAQQSTRDSFMAAGANYVIVKPIKEESLHQAFVHFKNVYSGDTDQPS